In one window of Lacticaseibacillus casei DSM 20011 = JCM 1134 = ATCC 393 DNA:
- the rnpM gene encoding RNase P modulator RnpM, with translation MKKRKIPMRKDLLSNTMMPKKELVRIVKNKENVVAIDPTGKAAGRGAYVALNPDAVKQAKGKKLIDAAFGITIDPTFYDDLFAYVDHQKARQELFGK, from the coding sequence ATGAAAAAGCGTAAGATTCCAATGCGCAAGGACTTGCTAAGCAATACGATGATGCCCAAAAAAGAACTTGTTCGCATCGTTAAGAACAAGGAAAATGTTGTTGCAATCGATCCGACTGGCAAAGCAGCAGGACGGGGCGCATATGTAGCGTTGAATCCTGATGCTGTGAAACAGGCCAAGGGAAAGAAACTGATTGACGCAGCCTTCGGTATCACCATTGACCCGACCTTTTATGATGATCTTTTTGCTTATGTCGATCACCAAAAGGCGCGTCAGGAACTATTCGGCAAGTAA
- the rimP gene encoding ribosome maturation factor RimP: protein MSTQSVVETVTALVKPILDDHHFYLTDVEFVKEGGGWYLRVYIDKPGGITLDECVLVSEALSEKLDSMDPDPIPQQYFLEVSSPGAERPLKREMDYEQAVGDYIHVSLFKKLDGKKIFEGTLKDLKPDQLTLTVKDKSRKFDQVIDRKLIASARLAIEF from the coding sequence TTGAGTACGCAATCGGTTGTTGAAACCGTGACCGCTTTGGTCAAACCGATTTTGGACGACCATCATTTTTACCTCACGGATGTCGAATTTGTGAAGGAAGGCGGCGGCTGGTACTTGCGGGTGTATATCGACAAGCCAGGTGGCATCACACTGGATGAATGTGTGTTGGTCAGCGAAGCTTTGTCCGAGAAACTGGACAGTATGGACCCGGATCCGATTCCGCAACAATACTTCCTTGAAGTGTCCAGTCCCGGTGCCGAGCGACCGTTGAAACGTGAGATGGATTATGAGCAGGCAGTCGGCGACTACATTCATGTCTCGCTATTCAAGAAGCTGGACGGTAAGAAAATCTTCGAAGGTACTTTGAAAGATCTGAAACCTGACCAGTTGACATTAACGGTTAAAGATAAAAGCCGCAAATTCGATCAGGTCATCGACCGAAAATTGATCGCTTCTGCACGGTTGGCGATCGAATTCTAG
- a CDS encoding YlxQ-related RNA-binding protein: protein MQKQAVLNLLGLARRASRLTTGDQLVLGVIRSGDAKLVFVASDASANTRKKFSDKSSYYKVPLVTVFSKMDLSQAIGSDRSIIAVADAGFAKKMQELLT from the coding sequence ATGCAAAAACAAGCCGTTTTGAATTTATTGGGATTGGCCCGCCGCGCCAGTCGCTTAACCACCGGTGACCAACTGGTGTTAGGAGTGATTCGTTCCGGTGATGCAAAGCTGGTGTTTGTCGCCAGTGATGCAAGTGCCAATACCCGCAAGAAGTTTTCCGATAAAAGCAGCTACTATAAAGTTCCTTTGGTGACAGTATTCTCCAAAATGGACTTATCACAGGCTATCGGTAGTGATCGTTCAATCATTGCCGTGGCAGATGCAGGCTTCGCCAAGAAGATGCAAGAGCTGCTCACCTAA
- the nusA gene encoding transcription termination factor NusA, with amino-acid sequence MSKEMIQALDALEQEKGVKKEVVIEALEAALVSAYKRNYNQAQNVDVEFDPKQGDIHVYAVKEVTDEVFDSRLEVSLKEALAINKAYEIGDKIKFEVTPKDFGRIAAQTAKQVIMQRVREAERSIVYDEYSQYEDEILQGVVERRDNRFIYVNLGKIEAVLGRQDQMPNEKYEAHDRIKVYVTKVENTSKGPQVFVSRTHPGLVKRLFEQEVPEIFDGTVEIVNIAREPGDRTKIAVRATNDAVDAVGTTVGPRGARVQAVVNELSGENMDVVQWEEDPADYIANALNPAQVIAVQFNDEDNDRSATVIVPDYQLSLAIGKKGQNARLAAKLTGYKIDIKPESEVEFVDDDELSEAEAEAAEASDDQVDNTEAASDEPTEAEQSDDTSEATPVTPNADDQSQA; translated from the coding sequence ATGTCAAAGGAAATGATCCAAGCACTTGACGCCTTAGAGCAAGAAAAAGGCGTTAAGAAAGAGGTTGTGATCGAAGCTTTGGAAGCCGCACTGGTTTCCGCGTATAAGCGTAATTACAATCAGGCGCAAAATGTCGATGTGGAATTTGATCCTAAACAAGGCGACATCCATGTCTATGCTGTCAAAGAGGTAACTGATGAAGTTTTTGATTCGCGACTGGAAGTAAGCCTCAAGGAAGCTTTGGCAATCAATAAGGCTTACGAAATCGGCGACAAAATCAAATTCGAAGTCACCCCGAAGGACTTCGGACGAATCGCTGCCCAAACTGCCAAGCAGGTGATTATGCAGCGTGTGCGGGAAGCCGAACGCAGTATTGTCTATGATGAGTATTCTCAGTATGAAGATGAAATTTTACAAGGGGTCGTCGAGCGGCGCGATAATCGGTTCATCTACGTTAACTTAGGTAAGATCGAAGCCGTTTTAGGCCGCCAAGATCAGATGCCAAACGAGAAGTATGAGGCACACGATCGCATCAAGGTTTATGTGACCAAGGTCGAAAATACCAGCAAAGGCCCGCAAGTCTTCGTTAGTCGAACGCATCCGGGCTTGGTTAAACGCTTGTTTGAGCAAGAAGTTCCGGAGATTTTCGACGGTACGGTTGAAATTGTCAACATTGCGCGTGAACCTGGCGATCGGACGAAGATTGCGGTTCGGGCGACTAATGATGCTGTCGATGCTGTCGGCACAACGGTTGGCCCGCGCGGTGCTCGGGTGCAGGCGGTAGTCAATGAGTTGTCAGGCGAAAATATGGATGTTGTTCAATGGGAAGAAGATCCTGCCGATTACATCGCCAATGCCTTGAATCCGGCCCAGGTCATCGCGGTTCAGTTCAACGATGAAGATAATGACCGTTCGGCAACCGTGATCGTTCCTGATTATCAGCTGTCACTGGCCATCGGTAAAAAAGGTCAAAATGCGCGGCTTGCCGCAAAGTTGACTGGTTATAAGATCGATATTAAGCCAGAATCCGAAGTTGAATTCGTGGATGACGATGAGTTGTCAGAGGCGGAAGCTGAAGCAGCAGAGGCGTCAGATGATCAGGTCGACAACACCGAGGCAGCTAGCGATGAACCAACCGAAGCCGAACAATCGGATGACACATCCGAGGCAACACCGGTCACCCCAAACGCTGATGACCAGTCACAGGCATAA